The following proteins are encoded in a genomic region of Montipora foliosa isolate CH-2021 chromosome 8, ASM3666993v2, whole genome shotgun sequence:
- the LOC137967261 gene encoding hairy/enhancer-of-split related with YRPW motif protein 1-like, with the protein MKRTLKECNSDEGEFWDRSNRDSDDVEVENPEVRARKQRRGQIEKRRRDRINSSLAELRQLVPEVAKRQGSTKLEKAEVLQLTVEHLKSLKYRAKYSRGFTIPSACNDCISAHQECMNDANPCLSEALNGTETKLFKPVSPGRRQIANNLNWSTSLPSGGHKINPSASMGFWAARKKAKLSQDQLLTSQIFPPLSPMTADSEKKRKQLVHVRCTTGYCP; encoded by the exons ATGAAACGAACCCTAAAAGAGTGCAATTCCGATGAGGGTGAATTTTGGGATCGAAGCAACAGAGA TTCCGATGACGTGGAGGTAGAGAATCCTGAGGTACGCGCAAGGAAGCAAAGACGAGGg CAAATCGAAAAGAGAAGACGAGATCGAATCAACAGCTCACTTGCCGAGTTACGGCAGCTGGTTCCGGAGGTTGCCAAAAGGCAG gGTTCAACAAAATTGGAAAAAGCGGAGGTTCTGCAGTTGACCGTGGAACACTTGAAAAGTTTAAAATACAGAGCGAAGTACAGCAGAG GATTTACGATACCAAGTGCATGCAATGATTGCATATCTGCGCATCAGGAATGCATGAATGATGCTAATCCATGCTTATCCGAGGCATTGAACGGCACGGAAACCAAACTCTTCAAACCCGTGTCCCCTGGGAGGCGACAAATCGCGAATAATCTGAACTGGAGTACCTCGTTACCCAGTGGCGGTCATAAAATCAATCCATCTGCTTCCATGGGCTTCTGGGCGGCAAGAAAGAAGGCTAAACTGAGTCAAGACCAGTTGTTAACAAGCCAAATTTTTCCTCCGCTTTCACCGATGACTGCAGATTCtgagaagaaaaggaaacaacTTGTGCATGTGAGATGCACTACAGGATACTGCCCGTAG